The following nucleotide sequence is from Kiritimatiellia bacterium.
AGGACGTGATCAGCGGCAGCCGGTCGTTGCTCTTCAGGCGCCGGATGAACTCGTGGGCCTCCTCGACGATCGTCAGGTCGGCGCCGAAATTGGTGTCGAACACCCGGTCGAAACCCAGGATGCGCAACGCACTGATCATCTTGCCCGTCGCCGGCGAACCCGGCTCGAAGCCGAACCCCTCGCCGATCGCCGCCCGGATGGAGGGCGCGGTCTGCACCACGACGTGCTTGGCCGGATCCTCCAGCGCCTTGAATACCTCGTCGGTGGCGCTGTGCTCGATGATCGCCGCCGTCGGGCACACGTTGGCGCACTGGCCGCACTGGACACAGACGGAGGTCAGCATGTCGCCCTCGTGCGCGGGGGCGACGCAGATCTGGAACCCGCGCCGGTGCTGGCTCAAGTTGTAAACGCCCTGCACCTCGTTGCATACGCGCACGCAGCGCCCGCACAGGATGCACTTCTCCGGGTCGCGGATCACGGCCGGCGAGGACAGGTCCTTTGGCGGCTGCTTGCGCTCGCCCTGGAACAGCCGGTCGCGGATGCCCAGTTCGTACGAGAGCTTCTGCAACTCGCAGTTCCCGTTGCGCTCGCAGGTCTGGCAGTCCTGCGGGTGGCTGTCGAGGATCAGTTCCACCACGTCGCGCCGCAGGCGGCGCAGCTGGTTGGAGGAGGTCCGGACCTTCATGCCGTCGGCGACCGGGTAGGCGCAGGAGGCCACGGGGTTTCGCTGACCCTCGACCTCGACCAGGCACACGCGGCAGGCGCCGAGAATGCTCAAGTGCGGGTGGTAGCAGAGCCGCGGGATCTTGACCCCGACCGCGTCGGCCGCGTCCATGATGGTGGAGCCGGCGGGCGCCTTGGTGACGACCCCGTCGATCGAAAGGGTGACTTCGTTTTCGGTGGACATGGCTATTTCCTCAATATGGCGTCGAACTTGCAGGCGGCCAGGCACTGGCCGCACCGGATGCACTTCTCCTGGTCGATCACGTGCACCTTCTTCGGCGCGCCCTCGATGCACTTCACCGGGCACTTGCGCGCGCAGGCGGTGCAGCCGGTGCAATTCTCCGGGATCACCGAGTACGCCACCAGCGAGGCGCAGACGCCGGCCGGGCACTTCTTTTCGCGGATGTGCGCGTCGTACTCGTCGCGGAAATGCTTGATCGTGCTAATCACCGGATTAGGCGCGGCCTGCCCCAGGCCGCACAGCGAGGCCTTCTTCACCGTGTCGGCCAGGCGCAGCAGCTTCTCGACGTCGCCTTCCTTCCCCTGCCCCTTCGTGATGCGCTCCAGCATCTCCAGCATGCGCTTGGTGCCCTCGCGGCAGGGCGTGCACTTGCCGCACGACTCGTCCTGCGTGAACTCGAGGAAGAACCGCGCGACGTCCACCATGCAGGTGTCCTCGTCCATCACGATCATCCCGCCCGAGCCCATGATGCTGCCCGCCGCGGCGAGCGAGTCGTAGTCCACCGGCGTGTCCAGCGCGGCGGCCGGCATGCAGCCGCCGGCCGGCCCGCCGGTCTGCACGGCCTTGAACGCCTTGCCGCCCCTGATGCCGCCGCCGACGTCGTAGACGACCTCGCGCAGCGTCGTGCCCATCGGCACCTCGATCAGGCCGGTGTTGTTCACCTTGCCCGCGAGGGAGAAGACTTTCGTGCCCTTGCTCTTCGCCGTGCCGAGCGAGGCGAACCACTCCGGGCCGTCGATGATCACCACCGGCACGTTGGCCAGGGTCTCGACGTTGTTGATCACCGTCGGCTTGCCCCAGAGGCCGGCCGTGGTCGGGAACGGCGGCCGCGGGCGCGGCATGCCGCGCGAGCCCTCGATGGACTTCAGCAGCGCGGTCTCCTCGCCGCAGACGAACGCGCCGGCGCCGAGCCGCAGCTCGATGTCGAAATCGAACTTCGAGCCGAGGATGTTCCTCCCCAGCAGGCCGGCCGCGCGCGCGTCCGCGATCGCCCGCTCGAGCCGCTTGATGGCCAGCGGGTATTCCGCGCGGATGTACACGTAGCCCTGGCTCGCGCCGATGGCATAGCCGCCGATCATCAGGCCCTCGAGGATCGTGTGCGGGTCGCCCTCGATCGTGCTGCGGTCCATGAACGCGCCGGGGTCGCCCTCGTCGGCGTTGCACACGATGTACTTCTGGTCGGCCTTCTGCGAGGCCGCGAACTGCCACTTCATCCCGGTCGAAAACCCGCCGCCCCCGCGCCCGCGCAGCCCGGACTTGACCACGGCATCCACGACCTGCTTCGGGGTCATTTCGGCCAGCACCTTGGCCAGCGCGTCGTAGCCCTCGACGGCGACGTACTCGTCCAGGCTCTCGGGATCGATCACGCCGCAGTTCCGGAGCGTCAGCCGCAACTGCTTGCCGAAGAAGGCCTCGTCGCCGTAGAGCGGGAGGAACCGGTTCGCGATCCGCTTGCCGCCCCACGCGTACTCGGCCACCGGCCGGTCGCCCTTCAGGTGCTTCTCGACGATCTTCGCCGCCTTCTCCGGGGTCAGCTTCTGGTAGAGCACGCCGTCGGGATAGACGAAGGCGTTGGGGCCGCGCTCGCAGAGGCCGTAGCAGGCAGAGGTGGTGACCGCGACCTGGTCCTTCAAGCCGAATTCCTCGACGCCTTTCAGGAAGGCCTCGCGGATCCCCTCGCCCTTCCGGCAATGCATCCCGCCGCACACGCCGACGACCTTGCCCGTCATCGGGAGCTTCGCCGCGTGCCGCATCGTGAACTCGTCCACCACCTTCCCGCCGCGGATGTGCTGCTCGAC
It contains:
- a CDS encoding [FeFe] hydrogenase, group A produces the protein MSTENEVTLSIDGVVTKAPAGSTIMDAADAVGVKIPRLCYHPHLSILGACRVCLVEVEGQRNPVASCAYPVADGMKVRTSSNQLRRLRRDVVELILDSHPQDCQTCERNGNCELQKLSYELGIRDRLFQGERKQPPKDLSSPAVIRDPEKCILCGRCVRVCNEVQGVYNLSQHRRGFQICVAPAHEGDMLTSVCVQCGQCANVCPTAAIIEHSATDEVFKALEDPAKHVVVQTAPSIRAAIGEGFGFEPGSPATGKMISALRILGFDRVFDTNFGADLTIVEEAHEFIRRLKSNDRLPLITSCSPGWIKFMEHFYPELIPHASTCRSPMTMLSVLLKTYYAEKSGLDPKNIYVVGVMPCTAKKYEARRPEHADAAGVPYTDAVLTTRELIWMMKTFGIEFKHLHDGDFDNPLGVSSGAADIFGTTGGVMEAALRTAYETVTGQPCENLDFVEVRGVEGVKESKVKIGDQTLNVAVSNGLQNAKRLFDRVLKGDKKYHMIEVMACPGGCIGGGGQPYPPPGLHIMDAKLLRMRAKALYTIDHHKKIRKSHENPYIQQLYKEYLGEPNSHKAHELLHTHYEAKLPRGTR
- the nuoF gene encoding NADH-quinone oxidoreductase subunit NuoF, translating into MTGKVVGVCGGMHCRKGEGIREAFLKGVEEFGLKDQVAVTTSACYGLCERGPNAFVYPDGVLYQKLTPEKAAKIVEKHLKGDRPVAEYAWGGKRIANRFLPLYGDEAFFGKQLRLTLRNCGVIDPESLDEYVAVEGYDALAKVLAEMTPKQVVDAVVKSGLRGRGGGGFSTGMKWQFAASQKADQKYIVCNADEGDPGAFMDRSTIEGDPHTILEGLMIGGYAIGASQGYVYIRAEYPLAIKRLERAIADARAAGLLGRNILGSKFDFDIELRLGAGAFVCGEETALLKSIEGSRGMPRPRPPFPTTAGLWGKPTVINNVETLANVPVVIIDGPEWFASLGTAKSKGTKVFSLAGKVNNTGLIEVPMGTTLREVVYDVGGGIRGGKAFKAVQTGGPAGGCMPAAALDTPVDYDSLAAAGSIMGSGGMIVMDEDTCMVDVARFFLEFTQDESCGKCTPCREGTKRMLEMLERITKGQGKEGDVEKLLRLADTVKKASLCGLGQAAPNPVISTIKHFRDEYDAHIREKKCPAGVCASLVAYSVIPENCTGCTACARKCPVKCIEGAPKKVHVIDQEKCIRCGQCLAACKFDAILRK